From Xyrauchen texanus isolate HMW12.3.18 chromosome 9, RBS_HiC_50CHRs, whole genome shotgun sequence, the proteins below share one genomic window:
- the LOC127649399 gene encoding uncharacterized protein LOC127649399 gives MDNRYTPIARKTITEKHIPLLVDQVKDSIKRKLQTQSSVSITADIWSDRTMRSFFGVTAHGLNQDGNQLESFLLDCRRFCGRHSGDNIAMAFDEIIDEYNIESKVRYIITDNAANMKCAFKVKLPQEEQHSDDSDAEEENLDDESLWEDVTWEDETVMVRTRQRLSCFAHSLQLIVHDGMKEAKAFSSALAKMSKLTSLLHTSTTFKERFEATFGTDRSIPAATSTRWNSTFKQLQALTALDHRDLTQICSSDFQHVLFSIREWNQLKDLGSVLYPFAEATDLTEGEKMVTISMVVPTVLDLNTHLLQISESRSHCRPLATALRQSLLKRFSGIFVRTKMVEQNGKEDQFNNNVYFLATMLDPQFGLNWVDLDVTNSESPDSVKKFREDLKRTLIETLTAEVEGEATADGDMLHSGVDADETTDSPPGKCPRLLARYRAHKHLSHSAKDTCSISAQIHKYFDAIQDTDTNTALEFWLTNRERFPQLYSLVVKVLSIPASSAPVERVFSKGGLIVRPHRARLTHKMVTALVFLKSNMALV, from the exons ATGGACAACAGATACACTCCCATTGCAAGAAAAACAATCACTGAAAAACACATTCCTTTGTTGGTTGACCAGGTGAAGGATTCAATTAAAAGGAAGCTCCAGACCCAATCATCTGTGTCCATAACTGCTGACATATGGTCTGATCGAACCATGCGGTCCTTCTTCGGTGTTACAGCCCATGGATTAAACCAAGATGGAAATCAGCTGGAGTCCTTTCTTTTAGACTGTAGGAGGTTTTGTGGCAGACACAGTGGAGACAACATAGCCATGGCATTTGACGAGATCATTGATGAATATAACATTGAAAGTAAAGTCAGGTACATTATAACTGATAATGCAGCCAATATGAAGTGTGCATTCAAAGTCAAGCTACCACAAGAAGAGCAGCACAGTGATGACAGTGATGCAGAAGAGGAAAACTTAGATGATGAGAGTCTTTGGGAGGATGTGACCTGGGAAGACGAGACTGTCATGGTGAGAACAAGACAAAGGCTGTCATGTTTTGCACATTCTCTGCAATTAATTGTGCATGATGGAATGAAAGAAGCCAAGGCCTTTTCTTCAGCACTTGCCAAAATGTCAAAATTAACCTCATTACTTCATACAAGTACTACGTTTAAAGAGCGATTTGAGGCTACATTTGGGACAGATAGATCAATTCCTGCAGCTACATCCACACGCTGGAACAGTACATTCAAGCAGCTACAGGCCCTTACAGCACTTGACCATAGGGATCTCACTCAAATTTGCAGTTCAGACTTCCAACATGTTCTTTTTTCAATTCGTGAATGGAATCAACTGAAGGATTTAGGTTCTGTTCTCTATCCTTTTGCAGAAGCAACAGACCTtacagagggtgagaaaatggtcACTATTAGTATGGTGGTCCCCACTGTACTTGATTTAAACACTCATCTGCTCCAAATATCAGAGTCAAGAAGTCATTGCCGGCCACTAGCCACAGCCCTTCGGCAATCACTTTTAAAGAGATTCTCTGGGATCTTTGTGAGAACCAAAATGGTTGAGCAAAATGGGAAAGAGGACCAGTTCAACAATAATGTATATTTCTTGGCTACAATGCTTGATCCTCAGTTTGGTCTTAACTGGGTTGATCTAGATGTAACCAACAGTGAGAGTCCAGATTCAGTGAAGAAATTCAGAGAGGATCTGAAAAGAACACTTATAG AAACTTTGACTGCAGAAGTTGAGGGCGAGGCCACAGCAGATGGAGACATGCTGCATTCTGGAGTTGATGCTGATGAAACCACAGATTCTCCTCCTGGCAAATGCCCACGACTTCTAGCTCGCTATCGAGCCCACAAGCACCTGAGCCACTCAGCTAAGGATACATGCAGCATTTCAGCTCAGATACACAAGTACTTTGATGCCATTCAagacacagacacaaatacagcACTTGAATTTTGGTTGACAAACAGGGAGAGATTCCCACAGCTCTACTCTCTGGTTGTAAAAGTGCTGTCTATACCAGCATCCTCTGCACCAGTAGAGCGTGTCTTTAGCAAAGGTGGCCTCATCGTGAGACCACATCGTGCACGCTTAACACATAAAATGGTCACAGCGCTTGTATTTCTGAAAAGCAATATGGCCCTGGTTTAG